A region of uncultured Desulfobacter sp. DNA encodes the following proteins:
- a CDS encoding phosphopantetheine-binding protein gives MLEQELLKAIVDICDIQEITDDFPVDDPLIGPDSCLGLDSLDAIEIVVMVQDVYGIRLQGKDQAREILSTLKTLADFIRSKQEEGVA, from the coding sequence ATGTTGGAACAGGAACTGCTCAAAGCCATTGTGGATATTTGCGATATCCAGGAAATAACAGACGACTTCCCTGTGGATGATCCCCTCATCGGGCCGGACTCCTGCCTGGGGCTGGATTCCCTGGATGCCATTGAAATTGTGGTCATGGTCCAGGACGTCTATGGTATACGGCTCCAGGGCAAGGACCAGGCCCGGGAAATTTTGTCAACCCTGAAGACCCTTGCTGATTTTATCCGGTCCAAGCAGGAAGAGGGTGTTGCCTGA
- a CDS encoding beta-ketoacyl-ACP synthase III: MTQSAYINDLSIFLPNAPVSNSEIEDVLGRINDIPSLTKAKMLANNKIEQRYYAIDPLTGTFTHTNAQLCARAVKGLKPYDGFKIDDIQMLCCGTTSPDVIMPGHGMMVAGELKVPPCEVASMAGICLSGMNALKYAQMAVASNASENAVCTGSELASSFMRANFFALEVDPRANIADQPILAFNADFLRWMLSDGAGAAFISNKPNENGISLRIEWIDMLSYAGELPTCMYAGGKQNQDGSIFGWRQADSCAAAAAENLLAVKQDTRLLGANIVKTMGRTLRQTAEKRQIKPEDIDWYLPHYSSHFFRDKFYQVMEEVGFKIPYEKWFTNLPYTGNIGSASIYVIMEELFKSGRLKKGEKLLCFIPESGRFSHCFMLLTVV; this comes from the coding sequence ATGACCCAATCTGCATATATCAATGATTTATCAATCTTTTTACCCAACGCACCTGTGTCCAACAGTGAAATTGAAGATGTACTGGGCAGGATCAATGATATCCCCTCCCTGACCAAAGCAAAAATGCTGGCCAATAATAAAATAGAACAACGGTATTATGCCATTGACCCTTTAACCGGCACATTCACCCATACCAATGCCCAGCTTTGTGCCCGGGCCGTAAAAGGCCTTAAGCCCTATGACGGTTTTAAGATTGACGACATCCAGATGCTGTGCTGCGGCACCACAAGTCCAGATGTCATCATGCCCGGGCACGGCATGATGGTGGCAGGAGAGCTTAAAGTACCTCCCTGTGAGGTGGCTTCCATGGCCGGCATCTGCCTTTCCGGAATGAATGCATTGAAATACGCCCAGATGGCTGTGGCAAGCAACGCATCGGAAAACGCCGTGTGTACGGGGTCGGAACTTGCCTCCTCTTTCATGAGAGCCAATTTCTTTGCCCTGGAGGTGGATCCCCGGGCCAACATCGCTGACCAGCCCATACTGGCATTTAACGCGGATTTTCTTCGCTGGATGCTCTCGGACGGAGCCGGTGCCGCATTTATCTCCAACAAACCCAATGAAAACGGCATTTCATTAAGGATTGAGTGGATTGATATGCTCTCCTATGCCGGCGAACTGCCCACCTGCATGTATGCCGGCGGCAAACAGAACCAGGACGGCTCCATTTTCGGCTGGCGCCAAGCAGACTCCTGTGCGGCCGCCGCCGCTGAAAACCTTCTGGCTGTAAAGCAGGATACCCGGCTGTTGGGCGCCAACATTGTCAAAACCATGGGCAGAACCCTTCGTCAGACAGCAGAGAAGCGGCAAATAAAACCCGAAGACATTGACTGGTACCTGCCCCATTACTCCTCCCATTTTTTCAGGGATAAATTCTACCAGGTCATGGAAGAAGTCGGTTTTAAAATCCCCTACGAAAAATGGTTCACCAACCTGCCCTACACCGGAAACATCGGTTCGGCATCCATTTACGTGATCATGGAAGAGCTGTTTAAATCCGGCAGGCTGAAAAAAGGAGAGAAGCTGCTCTGTTTTATTCCCGAAAGCGGTCGTTTTTCCCACTGCTTTATGCTGCTCACCGTGGTGTAG
- a CDS encoding formate dehydrogenase accessory protein FdhE produces the protein MNQNERICHEKTPQGIQTALDSLAMNKPSLSSLAQAFGPVLVAKAEVTACLSENQVNIPDIPESEWVRFSKGVHLFAITGLMDFCREFKQAAHMILPPLAEAFPDIGSDIEAIHRNIEDDSLDADDCVQAFVTNYSGNLSALALQSVTSPDIFRFALAQIAEPFKQLQARAFAPLLKEHPWPHGHCPMCGSFPAVAGLMDDGEQTWLQCSVCAHEWHFRAHTCPRCENNNQRTIESIVDQNSPARDTERVDACQVCNSYLLTIDLTRQTDSVNMDVAAMGMMGLEDLAQKKGFAPQAQMLWNQKE, from the coding sequence ATGAATCAAAATGAACGTATCTGCCATGAAAAAACGCCCCAGGGTATTCAAACGGCCCTTGATTCCCTGGCGATGAACAAGCCATCGCTATCTTCACTGGCCCAGGCATTTGGTCCGGTGCTGGTGGCAAAGGCTGAAGTAACGGCATGTCTGTCCGAAAACCAGGTAAACATACCAGATATTCCCGAATCTGAATGGGTCCGGTTCTCCAAAGGGGTGCATTTGTTTGCCATCACAGGTCTCATGGACTTCTGCCGGGAGTTTAAACAGGCCGCCCACATGATTCTGCCGCCCCTTGCAGAGGCATTTCCGGACATCGGGTCGGACATTGAAGCCATTCATCGCAACATTGAGGACGACAGCCTTGATGCCGACGACTGCGTCCAGGCGTTTGTGACAAACTACTCCGGGAACCTGTCGGCATTGGCCCTACAGTCAGTCACCAGTCCGGACATCTTCAGGTTTGCCCTGGCCCAGATTGCCGAACCATTCAAACAGCTTCAGGCCCGGGCCTTTGCCCCGCTGTTGAAGGAGCACCCGTGGCCCCACGGGCACTGCCCCATGTGCGGATCATTCCCGGCTGTTGCAGGGCTTATGGATGACGGGGAGCAGACCTGGCTGCAGTGTTCCGTGTGCGCCCATGAATGGCATTTCAGGGCCCACACCTGCCCCCGGTGCGAAAATAACAACCAGCGCACTATTGAATCCATTGTCGACCAGAACAGCCCTGCCAGGGACACAGAACGGGTTGACGCCTGTCAGGTATGCAACAGTTATCTTTTGACCATAGACCTGACCAGGCAAACGGATTCGGTAAACATGGATGTTGCGGCCATGGGTATGATGGGACTGGAGGACCTGGCCCAGAAAAAAGGCTTTGCGCCCCAGGCCCAAATGCTCTGGAATCAAAAGGAATAG
- a CDS encoding Uma2 family endonuclease yields MTVQPKEENKMTPAQYLEMERSSLDIRHEFFNGEIFAMVGAKINHIRINVNLTGELRNKFKEENSSCEVLPNDMRVKIETGYVYPDIAISCGDAKFEDNAFDTLTNPVVIMEILSESTEAFDRGKKFAYYRTISTLQEYLLVSQDEYHVEQYIRREYGKWEYCSYKGADQILKIKSINCELPLSEIYWGIQFELS; encoded by the coding sequence ATGACCGTGCAACCCAAAGAAGAAAATAAGATGACACCGGCGCAATATTTGGAGATGGAACGAAGTTCCCTTGATATCAGACATGAATTTTTCAATGGTGAAATTTTCGCCATGGTCGGGGCTAAAATAAACCATATCCGTATCAATGTTAACCTCACAGGAGAATTGAGAAACAAGTTTAAAGAAGAGAACTCTTCTTGTGAAGTTCTTCCCAATGATATGCGGGTGAAAATCGAGACTGGCTATGTTTACCCCGACATCGCAATTTCCTGCGGCGATGCAAAATTTGAGGATAACGCCTTTGACACCCTGACAAACCCTGTGGTCATCATGGAAATTCTTTCAGAGTCAACTGAAGCCTTTGATAGAGGGAAAAAATTTGCCTATTACCGCACAATCTCAACGCTTCAGGAGTATCTCCTTGTTTCCCAGGATGAATACCATGTTGAACAGTACATACGCCGTGAATACGGTAAGTGGGAATATTGTTCATACAAGGGTGCGGACCAGATATTGAAAATAAAATCCATTAATTGTGAATTGCCGTTGTCTGAGATCTATTGGGGTATTCAATTTGAATTATCATAA
- a CDS encoding beta-ketoacyl-[acyl-carrier-protein] synthase family protein codes for MKCSTQKSRKTIVIGMGCVTAAGLTLEQNLEHLFSKDQNICLPSRFSTDHNPPYPVFEVRPLDSNSIYTPEQQGMISGLSLTCRFMIEAAAMAIVQAGLLPDWFESKRVGVCVGTSVGCTPNSVPFYRDFRLGKKPDTSDFQRYLRSNPAASLSDLLNLNGPVQTVNNACASGTDAVGIAAGWLRQGLCDMALAGGADELSRVAYNGFASLQILDHAPARPFDENRGGLNLGEGAGMLLMASENISKRFPCLGKVAGYGICNDRYHLVAPHPQGRGLQAALDQALYFAKFRPGDISFVNAHGTGTRDNDLVESRVLAEKLPGVPFFSTKGSTGHTLGAAGAIEAIYTLACLSRGEIAPSKGFEQPDSDLPCSPVRSCQSVSGHMAISESLAFGGHNSVLVLEKGDDI; via the coding sequence ATGAAATGTTCAACTCAAAAGAGCAGAAAGACGATTGTGATAGGCATGGGTTGTGTTACGGCCGCAGGGCTGACACTTGAGCAGAATCTGGAACATCTGTTTTCCAAAGATCAGAATATCTGTCTTCCTTCACGGTTTTCCACCGACCACAACCCGCCGTACCCTGTTTTTGAGGTCAGACCTCTTGACTCCAATTCCATTTATACCCCTGAACAGCAGGGCATGATATCGGGCCTGTCTCTCACCTGCAGGTTTATGATTGAGGCGGCCGCCATGGCCATTGTCCAGGCCGGGTTGTTGCCCGATTGGTTTGAAAGCAAGCGCGTGGGGGTCTGCGTGGGAACTTCGGTGGGCTGCACCCCCAATTCCGTGCCGTTCTACCGGGATTTCCGCCTGGGTAAAAAGCCGGATACGTCTGATTTCCAACGATATCTGAGAAGTAACCCGGCTGCAAGCCTGTCTGATCTGCTTAATCTGAACGGCCCTGTCCAGACCGTTAACAACGCCTGTGCTTCGGGGACCGACGCCGTCGGCATTGCTGCAGGCTGGCTCCGGCAGGGGCTGTGTGATATGGCCCTGGCCGGCGGGGCCGATGAACTTTCCCGGGTGGCCTACAATGGATTTGCATCCCTGCAGATTCTGGATCATGCCCCGGCCAGGCCCTTTGATGAAAACCGTGGCGGTCTGAATCTGGGGGAGGGGGCCGGTATGCTGCTGATGGCATCTGAAAATATATCGAAAAGATTTCCTTGTCTGGGAAAGGTGGCAGGTTACGGAATCTGCAATGACCGGTATCATCTGGTGGCCCCGCATCCCCAGGGACGTGGACTTCAAGCCGCCCTTGACCAGGCCCTTTACTTCGCAAAATTCAGACCCGGGGATATCAGTTTTGTAAATGCCCATGGTACGGGCACCAGGGACAATGACCTTGTGGAGAGCCGGGTTCTTGCGGAAAAGCTGCCGGGGGTTCCTTTTTTTTCCACAAAGGGCAGTACCGGTCATACGTTGGGTGCTGCCGGTGCCATTGAAGCCATTTATACCCTGGCCTGCCTGAGCAGAGGGGAAATTGCGCCAAGCAAGGGGTTTGAACAGCCCGATTCTGATCTGCCCTGTTCTCCGGTTCGATCATGCCAGTCTGTTTCAGGACACATGGCCATCTCTGAATCCCTGGCCTTTGGCGGGCACAACAGCGTACTGGTTCTGGAAAAAGGAGACGACATATGA
- a CDS encoding beta-ketoacyl synthase N-terminal-like domain-containing protein, which produces MTISIRGIGPLGAFGAGRSSLAAALDLNDTSQEPQNSPKVFKTDTSALSGFIPVRKMRRLDHYANMVLLSAGLALEDAGLTSEEKKQTGIILSTGHGPIETGFSFLESFLDKGDSLSKPTRFSTSVHTFAASSLSLIFGIDGPVLNVADFNLPFVSAIMTAVTWLKEGRVCHVLVGGVDELSNAAMYAAPCPMPGEGGCFFVLSRDSDSGVHLAHADIFKPGATDLSFLKTGCLIGRERDRDTLGGVSSHAVLTHETIYGSFPSATALDLACAVIFQTRSNAVEVHTPDAGRQFGAIRTGRLWGALMLSWGNAWKGQGSRSYPNRPVI; this is translated from the coding sequence ATGACGATCTCCATCCGGGGAATCGGACCCCTGGGCGCTTTTGGCGCCGGAAGGTCAAGCCTTGCGGCAGCCCTGGATCTGAACGACACATCACAGGAGCCCCAAAACAGCCCCAAGGTTTTTAAAACAGATACCTCTGCTTTGTCAGGTTTTATTCCGGTTAGAAAGATGCGGCGTCTGGATCATTATGCCAACATGGTTCTGCTGTCCGCAGGCCTTGCCCTGGAAGATGCAGGCCTGACCAGCGAAGAAAAAAAACAGACCGGCATTATTCTTTCCACAGGGCACGGCCCCATTGAAACCGGCTTTTCCTTCCTGGAATCCTTTTTAGACAAGGGGGACAGCTTAAGCAAGCCCACGCGGTTTTCAACCTCGGTGCATACCTTTGCCGCGTCATCTTTGTCCTTGATTTTCGGCATTGACGGTCCTGTGCTTAATGTGGCGGATTTTAATCTGCCCTTTGTGTCGGCCATCATGACCGCTGTGACCTGGCTGAAAGAAGGACGGGTCTGCCATGTGCTTGTGGGTGGTGTGGATGAATTGAGCAATGCCGCCATGTACGCAGCACCTTGTCCGATGCCCGGAGAGGGGGGATGTTTTTTCGTCCTGTCCCGGGATTCGGATAGTGGGGTTCATCTGGCCCATGCCGACATTTTTAAGCCCGGAGCCACGGACCTGTCCTTTTTGAAAACCGGCTGTTTAATCGGCCGGGAACGGGATCGGGATACGCTTGGGGGCGTTTCAAGCCATGCGGTCCTCACCCATGAAACAATCTACGGCAGTTTTCCTTCGGCCACAGCCCTTGACCTTGCCTGTGCCGTAATTTTCCAGACCCGGTCCAATGCCGTTGAAGTGCACACCCCGGATGCCGGCCGGCAATTCGGCGCCATCCGCACCGGGCGTCTGTGGGGGGCACTCATGCTTTCCTGGGGTAATGCATGGAAAGGGCAGGGCAGTCGCAGCTATCCAAACCGCCCGGTGATATAG
- the pstB gene encoding phosphate ABC transporter ATP-binding protein PstB, whose protein sequence is MNQEKTTSNPPRRPGRHPLVERTERETVGQSVVENPRMSCRNVAVYYDSKKAISNISLDIGCNEVIAMIGPSGCGKSTFLRCLNRMNDTIEGCVVTGQILMDGKNIYDSDVDVVPLRAQVGMVFQKPNPFPKSIYDNIAYGPRIHGLVQNRDETDELVVGSLKRAGLWNEVKDRLAMPGTSLSGGQQQRLCIARTIAVNPEVILMDEPCSSLDPIATAIIEELIDELKQDYTIAIVTHSMQQASRISQRTAYFHKGDLIEIGPTDQIFLNPLHQLTEDYITGRFG, encoded by the coding sequence ATGAATCAGGAAAAAACTACATCCAATCCGCCCAGAAGACCCGGGCGGCATCCGCTGGTCGAGCGGACAGAGCGGGAAACCGTAGGGCAGAGTGTCGTTGAAAACCCCAGGATGAGTTGTCGAAATGTGGCTGTGTATTACGATTCAAAAAAAGCCATCAGCAATATTTCCCTTGATATCGGCTGCAACGAGGTGATTGCCATGATCGGGCCGTCCGGGTGTGGCAAATCCACATTCCTGCGCTGCCTGAACCGGATGAACGACACCATTGAAGGATGTGTTGTCACAGGACAAATCCTGATGGACGGAAAAAACATATATGACAGCGATGTGGATGTGGTGCCGTTACGGGCCCAGGTGGGCATGGTGTTTCAGAAACCCAATCCCTTTCCCAAATCCATTTATGACAACATTGCCTATGGCCCGAGAATCCACGGCCTTGTCCAGAACCGGGACGAAACAGATGAGCTGGTTGTGGGCTCCCTGAAAAGGGCCGGTCTGTGGAACGAAGTCAAGGACCGCCTGGCCATGCCGGGCACCAGCCTGTCCGGCGGGCAGCAGCAGCGCCTGTGCATCGCAAGGACCATTGCGGTGAATCCGGAGGTGATTCTCATGGATGAGCCCTGCTCCTCCCTGGATCCCATTGCCACGGCCATTATCGAGGAACTTATCGATGAGCTCAAACAGGATTACACCATTGCCATTGTGACCCACTCCATGCAGCAGGCATCCCGGATTTCCCAGCGTACGGCCTATTTCCACAAGGGCGATCTCATTGAAATCGGGCCCACGGACCAGATATTTTTAAATCCTTTGCACCAGCTCACCGAGGACTATATCACCGGGCGGTTTGGATAG